The following are encoded in a window of Nitrospira sp. genomic DNA:
- a CDS encoding DUF692 domain-containing protein codes for MNTIAQQFHERAGRIPHHGLGLSVDVYQPDLFELVEALDRRGLPGGYFEIFKAAPGALESVRRRLPDVLFAYHAEGLWVTQPYPERVAPFAADLNDAADQLAILGSHWLNHECAAKQMAGYTFGTYLPALFTRASAGVTAENIARAQQRLDRDGRDGMGPLFLLETPPLTYIGFGDLSMPEYFRLVTAQTPCGVVLDVGHVWTVYRYTGAWRHRSVEQFLAEFLDALPLERVIEIHIAGLALHPSVPARHAAGELPLWLDAHGEPIPEVLTDMLAQVLDHKGLTHLKGVALEVDTKPIPTIVEEFARTREQFGKRVVPYEQPAGAVPSQHTMALVTDAEILTEQYERYAQIVTGQTTAGLPVLGGEAANLPLYVNHYLPHEILEWGGAVQDMFPEACRLLDGAGVDVRAFVWFWFRDPCADERGRRRKAEESYDFFLLKITRFVAFVCDVLPAAIDTVQREAAKLRDAYHAACQPTGTSTVNGQTSEYVSCK; via the coding sequence ATGAACACAATCGCACAGCAGTTTCATGAGCGGGCTGGACGTATTCCGCATCACGGACTCGGTCTGTCTGTAGACGTCTACCAGCCCGACCTCTTCGAACTGGTTGAGGCCCTGGACCGGCGCGGACTGCCTGGTGGCTATTTCGAAATCTTCAAAGCGGCGCCAGGCGCGCTCGAATCGGTCCGTCGTCGCCTGCCTGACGTGCTGTTCGCGTACCATGCCGAAGGACTTTGGGTGACACAGCCGTATCCCGAACGGGTGGCGCCCTTCGCCGCCGATCTCAACGACGCGGCCGACCAGCTCGCCATCCTTGGCAGCCACTGGCTCAATCACGAGTGCGCGGCCAAGCAGATGGCGGGCTACACCTTCGGGACCTATCTGCCCGCGCTCTTCACGCGCGCGAGCGCGGGGGTGACGGCGGAGAACATTGCTCGGGCGCAGCAGCGGCTGGACCGCGATGGACGCGATGGAATGGGGCCGCTGTTTTTGTTGGAGACGCCGCCGCTGACCTATATTGGATTTGGCGATCTTTCCATGCCGGAGTATTTTCGCCTGGTGACAGCGCAGACGCCCTGTGGCGTCGTGCTGGATGTCGGCCATGTCTGGACGGTCTATCGCTACACGGGGGCCTGGCGACACCGTTCGGTCGAGCAATTCCTGGCCGAGTTTCTGGATGCGTTACCGCTCGAGCGGGTGATCGAGATCCACATAGCTGGACTGGCGCTCCACCCAAGCGTGCCCGCCCGGCACGCTGCTGGTGAGCTGCCCCTATGGCTCGATGCCCACGGCGAGCCCATTCCGGAAGTACTCACGGATATGCTGGCGCAGGTGCTCGATCACAAGGGGCTAACGCATCTAAAGGGGGTGGCGCTGGAAGTGGATACGAAGCCCATTCCAACGATTGTTGAAGAATTTGCACGGACGCGCGAGCAATTCGGGAAAAGGGTTGTCCCGTACGAACAGCCAGCGGGTGCAGTTCCTTCTCAGCACACCATGGCTTTGGTCACGGACGCGGAGATTCTGACGGAGCAGTACGAGCGGTACGCGCAGATCGTAACGGGACAGACGACCGCTGGCCTGCCGGTGCTCGGCGGGGAGGCGGCGAATCTCCCGTTGTATGTGAACCATTATCTTCCGCACGAAATTCTGGAGTGGGGCGGGGCTGTCCAGGATATGTTTCCGGAAGCCTGCCGCCTGCTGGATGGGGCGGGCGTGGATGTCCGTGCTTTTGTCTGGTTCTGGTTCCGCGACCCGTGCGCCGACGAGCGAGGGCGCAGGCGCAAGGCGGAGGAGTCCTACGATTTCTTCCTGCTCAAAATCACCCGTTTCGTCGCATTTGTCTGCGACGTGCTGCCTGCGGCCATAGACACGGTGCAGCGGGAGGCCGCCAAATTGCGCGACGCGTATCACGCAGCCTGCCAACCGACTGGCACGTCAACCGTCAACGGGCAAACGAGCGAATATGTCTCTTGCAAATGA
- a CDS encoding tRNA-dihydrouridine synthase, which yields MSLANDESRLTNHGFWEALPRPIIGLAPMDGVTDAPFRLTVANQGRPDVLFTEFTSVMDVCRGPSHLLASLIYSECERPIVAQLYGKQPELFYQAAQMVCELGFDGLDINMGCPSRNVASSGSGAGLIRTPDLAHDIIRSARQGIADWAAGQSLADAGLKDARAEIVRAMNARRGGPPIVRRAIPLSVKTRIGYDAVIVERWIEHLLAERPVAISVHGRTLAQMYRGEADWSAIERAVQLARGTGTLLLGNGDVRSLEDVMQRVRRYGVNGVLVGRGALGEPWLFRQKDAARAAVGDPASVILPEAPSPEERFRVMLDHARQVETLLHASQFPRMRKHLGWYCKGFPGAAALRAAMMRASSSADVVRFLAEHQAARVSTLVFEPVVPSL from the coding sequence ATGTCTCTTGCAAATGACGAGTCACGGCTGACGAATCACGGCTTTTGGGAAGCCCTGCCGCGTCCGATCATCGGCCTCGCCCCCATGGACGGCGTGACCGATGCACCGTTCCGCCTGACCGTGGCAAACCAGGGGCGTCCCGACGTCCTGTTCACCGAGTTCACGAGCGTGATGGACGTCTGCCGCGGTCCGTCCCATCTGCTGGCATCGCTCATCTACAGCGAGTGCGAGCGGCCGATCGTCGCACAGTTGTACGGGAAGCAGCCGGAGCTGTTTTATCAGGCCGCGCAGATGGTCTGCGAGCTGGGGTTTGACGGACTGGACATCAATATGGGCTGTCCCTCCCGGAACGTGGCCTCGTCCGGCTCGGGTGCGGGCTTGATCCGCACGCCGGATCTGGCGCACGACATTATCCGTTCCGCGCGGCAGGGCATCGCCGACTGGGCGGCGGGACAATCACTGGCGGATGCCGGATTGAAAGATGCGCGGGCGGAGATCGTCCGTGCCATGAACGCCCGCCGCGGCGGGCCGCCCATCGTGCGTCGCGCGATCCCACTCTCGGTCAAGACGCGCATCGGCTATGATGCGGTCATTGTCGAGCGTTGGATCGAGCATCTGCTGGCCGAACGGCCGGTGGCGATTTCGGTGCACGGGCGGACGCTCGCGCAGATGTACCGCGGCGAGGCCGACTGGTCGGCGATCGAACGGGCGGTGCAGCTCGCCCGCGGCACGGGCACGCTCTTGCTGGGCAACGGCGATGTCCGGTCGTTGGAGGACGTCATGCAGCGCGTGCGGCGGTACGGTGTCAACGGTGTGCTGGTCGGCCGCGGAGCTCTAGGCGAGCCCTGGCTGTTTCGCCAAAAAGACGCGGCCCGCGCGGCTGTCGGTGATCCTGCCAGTGTCATTCTGCCTGAAGCGCCTTCGCCGGAAGAACGGTTTCGGGTCATGCTCGATCATGCCCGGCAGGTCGAGACGCTGCTCCACGCCAGCCAATTTCCGCGCATGCGTAAGCATCTGGGCTGGTACTGCAAGGGATTCCCCGGTGCCGCCGCGCTACGCGCCGCGATGATGCGGGCCTCGAGCAGCGCGGACGTCGTGCGGTTCCTGGCTGAGCATCAGGCCGCGCGCGTTTCCACGCTGGTATTTGAGCCGGTTGTTCCGTCCCTCTGA
- a CDS encoding 5-(carboxyamino)imidazole ribonucleotide synthase produces MSSPTPDAARFTHHAIHPGAMLGILGGGQLGAFFTAAAKTLGYRVAVWDPDADAPALKLGDLPLAAPLTDQTALDTFSAAISAATYEWENIPIATVQALEQRMPVHPSARILQVIQNRLQQKTFLAGKKIPVAPFQAVTSLDELTVPDAIGFPALCKTATLGYDGKGQWRLSSQDDVRRVQQELKGQPQPRWIIEQFLPFEKELSVLVVRGADGDRRLYPVVENVHEDGILKTTRVPAGIDDKTATRAAALAGSVVDALNGIGVFCVELFLMKDGRLFVNEVAPRPHNSGHYTLDACTVSQFEQQVRAVCGLPLGETKLTHQTVMVNLIGENFTKATTDAKIKTFLRDAGAKLHIYGKKSVRPSRKMGHVTFLGMTADAARTSADTLTQMLG; encoded by the coding sequence ATGAGTTCCCCTACGCCTGACGCTGCACGGTTCACGCATCACGCGATACACCCCGGTGCCATGCTTGGCATCCTCGGCGGCGGCCAGCTTGGGGCTTTCTTCACGGCGGCGGCCAAAACGCTTGGCTATCGTGTAGCTGTCTGGGACCCGGACGCCGATGCCCCCGCATTGAAGCTGGGCGACCTGCCGCTCGCCGCGCCGCTGACCGATCAAACCGCACTCGACACATTTTCAGCTGCGATCAGTGCCGCGACCTATGAATGGGAAAACATTCCCATCGCCACGGTGCAGGCGCTGGAGCAGAGGATGCCCGTTCATCCATCCGCCCGTATTCTGCAGGTCATCCAAAATCGTCTCCAGCAGAAAACCTTTCTGGCCGGCAAGAAGATTCCCGTTGCCCCGTTTCAGGCCGTGACGTCGCTGGATGAATTGACCGTGCCAGATGCTATCGGTTTCCCCGCGCTCTGCAAGACCGCCACGCTGGGCTATGACGGTAAGGGCCAGTGGCGACTGTCCTCTCAGGATGATGTCCGCCGTGTCCAGCAGGAGCTGAAGGGGCAACCACAGCCGCGGTGGATCATCGAACAGTTTCTGCCGTTCGAAAAAGAACTCTCGGTGCTGGTGGTGCGGGGAGCAGATGGGGATCGACGGCTCTATCCGGTCGTCGAAAACGTCCACGAAGACGGCATTCTAAAAACGACCCGCGTGCCAGCAGGCATTGACGACAAAACTGCAACGAGGGCCGCGGCCCTGGCAGGGTCAGTCGTTGACGCACTCAATGGAATTGGCGTCTTCTGTGTGGAGCTGTTCCTGATGAAAGATGGCCGGCTGTTCGTCAATGAGGTGGCCCCGCGCCCACATAACTCTGGGCACTATACGCTCGATGCCTGCACCGTCTCACAGTTTGAGCAGCAAGTGCGAGCGGTCTGTGGTCTGCCGCTGGGCGAGACGAAACTGACGCATCAGACTGTGATGGTGAATTTGATCGGCGAGAATTTTACAAAAGCCACGACCGACGCAAAGATTAAAACATTTCTCCGAGATGCTGGCGCCAAGCTGCACATCTACGGGAAAAAATCCGTCCGTCCCAGTCGAAAAATGGGGCACGTGACGTTCTTGGGGATGACCGCTGATGCTGCACGGACATCGGCGGACACCCTTACGCAGATGCTTGGTTGA
- a CDS encoding LOG family protein: MTGPSPAQKSSRGHPALTNEQIIEQVQALLAAPADDLSKTLVREMLATVLRLNDPSFDTLDLKILNRTLRELRYAFKVFGRYRDRPKVSIFGSARTRPCEPDYQLATEFGKRIVEAGYMVITGAADGIMGAAQEGAGREQSFGVNIMLPFEQGTNATITDDPKLVTFKYFFTRKLMFLKEAQAVALFPGGFGTHDEGFEVLTLVQTGKAPPQPIVCLHVPGSDYWHEWNRFVTGQLRARKLINDEDTALYKIFTSTEAAVNEIVTFYRIYHSLRFVDRRLVLRLKRRLTDGQVSTLNTEFADLLDAGAFEQRAAFPDEADEPELAELPRLACRYHRRRPARLRQLIDRINGFPDQSDA, translated from the coding sequence ATGACGGGTCCCTCTCCCGCACAAAAATCCTCGCGTGGGCACCCCGCGCTGACCAACGAACAAATTATTGAGCAGGTCCAGGCGCTGTTGGCGGCGCCCGCGGACGATCTGTCCAAAACACTGGTCCGGGAAATGCTCGCAACCGTGCTCCGCCTAAACGATCCGAGCTTCGACACGCTCGACCTGAAAATTCTCAACCGCACGCTGCGCGAGTTGCGCTACGCCTTCAAAGTCTTCGGCCGATACCGCGACCGCCCCAAGGTCAGCATCTTCGGCTCCGCGCGTACGCGCCCGTGCGAGCCGGACTATCAGCTGGCCACCGAGTTCGGCAAACGAATCGTCGAGGCTGGCTACATGGTCATCACTGGTGCAGCTGATGGCATCATGGGCGCAGCGCAGGAAGGGGCTGGCCGCGAGCAGAGCTTCGGCGTCAACATCATGCTGCCTTTCGAACAGGGCACCAACGCAACGATTACCGACGATCCCAAGCTCGTGACATTTAAATATTTCTTTACGCGCAAACTGATGTTTCTGAAGGAGGCGCAGGCCGTGGCGCTGTTTCCCGGTGGCTTCGGCACGCACGACGAGGGCTTTGAGGTGCTCACGCTGGTGCAGACCGGCAAGGCGCCGCCGCAGCCCATCGTCTGTCTCCACGTGCCCGGTAGCGACTACTGGCACGAGTGGAACCGGTTCGTGACCGGCCAGTTGCGTGCGCGCAAGCTGATCAACGACGAGGATACGGCGCTCTACAAAATCTTCACCTCGACCGAAGCTGCAGTCAACGAGATTGTCACGTTTTATCGCATCTACCATTCGCTCCGGTTCGTGGACCGCCGGCTCGTCCTGAGGCTTAAGCGGCGCTTAACGGACGGACAAGTGAGCACGCTCAACACGGAATTCGCCGATCTGCTGGATGCGGGTGCATTTGAACAACGGGCGGCCTTCCCCGACGAGGCCGACGAGCCAGAACTGGCCGAGCTGCCGCGCCTCGCCTGTCGCTATCACCGCCGTCGCCCCGCTCGGCTCCGGCAGCTTATCGACCGGATCAATGGGTTCCCCGATCAGTCTGACGCATGA
- a CDS encoding rhomboid family intramembrane serine protease: MIPLYDDNSTEINPIVTIALIVMCSLVFLYQAALPDKIGEDFVLHYGAIPAAIFGHEKTMPDIDVGFPASLALFTSMFLHGGWMHLIGNMLYLWIFGNNIEDVMGHVKFVIFYISCGVIAAMSHALTDPASGVPMVGASGAISGVLGAYLLLFPRAQVLVLIPLGIFTRTMYVPAGIVLGFWFVLQLLSGGMSLGQGGGGVAWFAHVGGFVAGMVLIGLFKDPSVRFFAPARQRGWQRWD; encoded by the coding sequence ATGATTCCGCTCTACGACGACAACTCGACCGAGATCAACCCGATCGTCACGATCGCGCTGATCGTCATGTGCTCCCTGGTCTTTCTCTACCAAGCTGCCTTGCCTGATAAAATCGGCGAAGACTTTGTCTTGCACTATGGCGCAATTCCTGCCGCGATCTTTGGGCACGAGAAAACGATGCCGGATATCGATGTTGGATTTCCCGCTTCTCTTGCACTTTTCACGAGCATGTTCCTGCACGGTGGCTGGATGCACCTGATCGGCAACATGCTCTATCTTTGGATCTTCGGAAACAACATTGAAGACGTGATGGGACACGTGAAATTTGTCATTTTCTACATCTCCTGCGGCGTGATCGCGGCTATGAGCCACGCGCTGACCGATCCTGCGTCGGGCGTGCCGATGGTTGGCGCGAGCGGCGCCATCTCTGGCGTGCTCGGCGCCTATCTGTTACTGTTTCCGCGGGCGCAGGTGCTGGTGCTCATTCCCCTGGGCATCTTCACGCGCACGATGTATGTGCCGGCCGGGATCGTGCTCGGCTTCTGGTTCGTGCTGCAACTGCTGAGCGGCGGGATGAGCCTGGGACAGGGTGGCGGAGGCGTGGCGTGGTTCGCGCACGTGGGCGGCTTCGTCGCGGGCATGGTATTGATCGGATTGTTCAAGGATCCCTCCGTGCGGTTCTTCGCGCCCGCGCGGCAGCGGGGCTGGCAGCGCTGGGACTGA
- the purE gene encoding 5-(carboxyamino)imidazole ribonucleotide mutase produces MAVRRTGKTANKPVVGIVGGSKTDFPVLEKAVAVLNQLGIPNELRVVSAHRTPDRLFTYAEQAEGRGLAVIIAGAGGAAHLPGMLAAKTHLPVIGVPVPTENLRGLDSLLSIVQMPKGIPVATVAIGGAENAGLLAAQILAGRNRTIRERLIKFRAAQTKAALESSPEYKG; encoded by the coding sequence ATGGCGGTACGGCGGACGGGCAAGACGGCGAATAAGCCGGTCGTTGGCATCGTTGGCGGCAGTAAGACGGATTTCCCCGTCCTCGAAAAAGCCGTGGCGGTCCTCAACCAACTGGGCATCCCCAACGAACTGCGCGTCGTCTCCGCCCATCGCACGCCGGACCGGCTCTTCACATATGCGGAACAAGCGGAAGGGCGCGGTCTCGCCGTGATCATCGCCGGTGCCGGCGGCGCGGCGCATCTGCCGGGCATGCTGGCGGCCAAGACGCATCTGCCCGTGATCGGCGTGCCGGTGCCGACTGAAAATCTCCGTGGCCTGGATTCGTTGCTTTCCATTGTTCAGATGCCCAAGGGCATTCCTGTCGCCACCGTGGCCATCGGAGGTGCGGAAAACGCCGGTCTCTTGGCGGCGCAGATTCTCGCCGGCCGCAACCGCACCATTCGCGAGCGGCTAATCAAGTTCCGCGCCGCACAGACGAAAGCTGCCCTCGAATCGTCTCCTGAATATAAGGGGTAG
- a CDS encoding ABC transporter ATP-binding protein → MSYYSRFLPFLKPYFPRMAAAMLLVATAAALNLVLLRLAGNLWDVITIHRDIQAMTTLVWTVLALMVGQGLLAMGHGYLVAWVSQRIMADFRTHLFVHLQTLSLGFFAKRRTGEILSRLMNDVGVIQTTVTETPIDSAKHLVTFVGGVGFLLIMNWRLCLLILILLPLLVVVAKFFGRKLKALSTTIQDKTANTTTIAEEVFSGIRVVKSFVQTTREAARFSSQIQSNMATALRRAAIMAVFVPVITVLTFASAAAVLWYGGRQVIEGTISPGDLFAFVLFAGILIGPFGSAARVFSQIKEAQGAMQRVFEILDTQPEVRDAPDAVELPLIKGAVTVSHAGFAYDPRQPVLSDVSFTMQPGHMVALVGPTGSGKTTLINLLHRFYDPAEGAIAIDGHDLRRVTLDSLYRQIALVPQETILFGGTIADNIRYGRDGAADDEVIAASKAANAHEFISAMPDGYRTIVGEKGVNLSGGQRQRLAIARAVLKNPRILILDEATSALDAESERLVQEALDRLMKGRTSFVIAHRLTTVQRADHILVLNKGRIVEEGTHDQLMDQKGLYQYLYTLRLAEGRGLESGE, encoded by the coding sequence ATGTCCTACTACTCACGCTTTCTGCCGTTTCTAAAGCCCTATTTCCCGCGCATGGCCGCGGCCATGCTGCTCGTCGCCACCGCGGCCGCGCTGAACCTCGTCCTACTGCGGCTGGCCGGCAATTTGTGGGACGTCATCACGATTCACCGTGACATCCAGGCCATGACGACGCTCGTCTGGACCGTCCTTGCTCTAATGGTCGGCCAGGGCCTGCTGGCGATGGGGCACGGCTATCTCGTCGCCTGGGTGTCGCAACGGATCATGGCGGACTTCCGCACGCACCTCTTCGTGCACCTCCAGACCCTGTCGCTGGGATTTTTCGCAAAGCGCCGCACCGGCGAGATTCTTTCGCGCCTCATGAACGATGTCGGCGTGATCCAGACCACGGTAACGGAGACGCCCATCGATTCAGCTAAACACCTCGTCACCTTTGTCGGCGGCGTGGGCTTTCTCCTCATCATGAACTGGCGCCTCTGCCTGCTGATTCTGATCCTGCTGCCGTTGCTGGTCGTCGTGGCCAAGTTCTTCGGCCGAAAGCTCAAGGCGCTCTCAACGACGATCCAGGACAAGACCGCCAACACAACGACGATTGCGGAAGAAGTCTTCTCCGGCATCCGCGTCGTGAAATCCTTTGTGCAGACGACCCGCGAGGCGGCACGGTTCTCTTCGCAGATCCAGTCGAACATGGCGACCGCGCTGCGCCGCGCTGCGATCATGGCCGTCTTCGTGCCGGTGATCACAGTGCTGACCTTTGCCTCAGCGGCGGCGGTTTTGTGGTACGGCGGCCGCCAGGTCATCGAGGGGACGATTTCGCCCGGTGATCTGTTCGCCTTCGTACTCTTTGCCGGCATTCTGATCGGGCCCTTCGGATCCGCGGCGCGCGTCTTCTCGCAGATCAAGGAAGCGCAGGGCGCAATGCAGCGCGTCTTCGAGATTCTCGACACGCAGCCGGAGGTTCGTGATGCCCCGGACGCCGTTGAACTCCCGCTGATCAAGGGCGCGGTCACCGTATCACATGCCGGCTTCGCCTACGACCCACGCCAGCCGGTGCTCTCAGACGTGTCGTTCACGATGCAGCCGGGCCACATGGTTGCGCTCGTCGGACCGACTGGATCGGGCAAGACAACGCTGATTAACCTGCTGCACCGCTTCTACGATCCCGCCGAAGGTGCGATTGCGATCGACGGGCACGATCTACGCCGGGTTACACTCGACAGCCTCTACCGACAGATCGCGCTGGTACCGCAGGAGACAATTCTCTTTGGTGGCACCATCGCGGACAACATCCGCTACGGCCGCGACGGCGCGGCCGACGACGAGGTCATTGCCGCCAGCAAGGCCGCTAACGCGCATGAGTTCATCAGCGCCATGCCGGACGGCTACCGGACGATCGTCGGGGAGAAGGGCGTGAATCTCTCAGGCGGTCAGCGCCAACGGCTGGCCATCGCGCGCGCGGTGCTCAAGAATCCGCGCATCCTGATTTTAGACGAGGCGACCTCGGCGCTGGACGCTGAATCGGAGCGGCTGGTGCAGGAGGCGCTGGACCGACTCATGAAGGGGCGGACGAGTTTCGTGATTGCCCACCGGCTCACGACCGTGCAGCGGGCCGATCACATTTTGGTGCTGAACAAGGGCCGGATCGTCGAGGAAGGCACGCACGACCAGTTGATGGACCAGAAGGGACTCTACCAGTACCTCTACACGCTGCGATTGGCAGAAGGCAGGGGGCTGGAGTCGGGGGAGTAG
- a CDS encoding HlyD family efflux transporter periplasmic adaptor subunit, translating to MPFFIERFAETLKGSSAVESTGLEPLLTIDDLATSRKLQAWEMAQIPEYLRSWSRKAIRILSIFFLALAFAPWTQTVTARGQLSAYSPYERPQDIEAQITGRIKKWHVLEGVRVKQGELILELADIDPNFMAPELLALMEQQKVALETKRKAAIDRAAQLEKRITEMENLVKAAVPSAEARVVEAENKVRAAEQRIVAAKIAYDTAELNVDRHRQLVTRGLVSQRELEVTIQAAIASKAELKAAEAQLKEAQQHMKALSFGRDQISAEVLQQLLNAEGQRAGALADASHAADELARVSLNLSNATQRRLYSRITAPTDGTVVKMAEVGPGETIRQGDKLVKISPISSDKAVEMTAEGLDAPLLNPGRKVRLLFYGIPAIPLPAWPELMAGTFGGIIKVVDQVDDGKGNFRFWVVPDPDDRPWPDQSHVRQGTKVMGWVLLNRVPLWYELWRRFNLFPPDYQEGPPSLMDTLLPKAGRGAK from the coding sequence ATGCCGTTCTTCATCGAACGATTTGCCGAAACCCTCAAAGGCAGCAGCGCGGTCGAGTCAACCGGCTTGGAGCCGCTGCTGACCATTGACGATCTGGCGACATCGCGGAAATTGCAGGCTTGGGAGATGGCGCAGATTCCCGAGTATCTGCGATCCTGGTCCCGCAAGGCCATCCGCATTCTCAGCATCTTTTTCCTCGCCCTCGCGTTCGCGCCTTGGACCCAGACCGTCACGGCCAGAGGACAACTCTCCGCCTACTCGCCCTACGAGCGTCCGCAGGACATCGAGGCCCAGATCACCGGCCGCATCAAGAAATGGCACGTCCTCGAAGGCGTGCGCGTCAAGCAGGGCGAGCTGATTCTCGAGTTGGCCGACATCGATCCGAATTTCATGGCGCCGGAACTGCTGGCGCTCATGGAGCAGCAGAAGGTCGCGCTGGAAACCAAACGCAAGGCGGCGATCGACCGCGCGGCGCAACTCGAAAAACGCATCACCGAAATGGAAAACCTCGTCAAAGCGGCCGTCCCCTCCGCCGAAGCGCGTGTCGTGGAGGCGGAGAACAAGGTCCGCGCCGCCGAGCAGCGTATCGTCGCCGCCAAGATCGCCTACGACACGGCCGAATTGAACGTGGACCGGCACCGACAACTGGTCACGCGGGGGCTGGTGTCCCAACGTGAACTGGAAGTCACGATTCAGGCGGCGATCGCCAGCAAGGCGGAACTCAAGGCCGCCGAAGCGCAACTCAAGGAAGCGCAGCAGCACATGAAGGCATTGAGCTTCGGCCGCGACCAGATCAGTGCGGAGGTGCTGCAGCAACTGCTGAACGCGGAGGGGCAGCGCGCCGGCGCCCTCGCCGACGCCAGCCACGCGGCCGACGAACTGGCGCGGGTGAGCCTGAACCTGTCCAATGCGACCCAGCGTCGCCTCTATAGCCGCATCACAGCGCCGACCGACGGCACCGTGGTGAAGATGGCGGAGGTCGGTCCGGGCGAAACGATCCGGCAGGGCGACAAGCTGGTCAAGATCTCTCCGATCAGCTCGGACAAGGCGGTGGAAATGACGGCGGAAGGCCTCGACGCCCCGCTGCTCAACCCCGGCCGAAAAGTCCGCCTGCTCTTTTACGGCATTCCGGCCATTCCGCTCCCCGCCTGGCCCGAACTGATGGCTGGCACGTTCGGCGGCATCATCAAGGTGGTGGATCAGGTGGACGACGGCAAGGGTAATTTCCGGTTCTGGGTCGTGCCGGACCCGGACGACCGCCCCTGGCCGGACCAATCCCACGTCCGGCAGGGCACCAAGGTTATGGGCTGGGTGCTCCTAAACCGCGTGCCGCTCTGGTACGAGCTGTGGCGCCGGTTCAACCTGTTCCCGCCGGACTATCAGGAAGGACCTCCGTCTCTCATGGACACCCTGCTGCCCAAGGCGGGACGGGGCGCGAAATAG
- the maf gene encoding septum formation protein Maf, translated as MRLILASTSPRRKDLLALLNVPFVVIAPNFQEQITADVPPEAQAGTFALGKAQSCARSHTESLVLGSDTLLAVGSLILGKPADQGQAGTMLRQLRGREHRIFTAVALCHAALCVEHVVVDTVRVWMKSFSDADLVAYLEGGEWQGKAGAYSIQGKGGNLIERIDGDFTAAVGLPLKTVASLLTAHGVPLGASVDELYCTKPYPNWSAFSREG; from the coding sequence ATGCGGCTCATCCTCGCGTCGACTTCACCGCGCCGCAAGGATCTTCTGGCGCTGTTGAACGTTCCCTTCGTGGTGATCGCCCCCAACTTCCAGGAGCAGATCACGGCGGATGTGCCGCCGGAGGCTCAGGCCGGGACCTTCGCGCTGGGGAAGGCGCAGTCCTGCGCACGATCGCACACCGAGAGCCTGGTGCTGGGGAGCGACACGCTGCTCGCCGTGGGCAGTCTGATTCTCGGCAAGCCGGCTGACCAGGGGCAGGCCGGCACTATGCTGCGGCAGCTGCGCGGGCGGGAGCACCGCATTTTCACGGCTGTGGCGCTCTGCCACGCTGCGCTGTGCGTTGAGCACGTGGTCGTGGATACTGTGCGGGTCTGGATGAAATCGTTCAGCGACGCCGACCTCGTGGCCTACTTGGAAGGCGGGGAATGGCAGGGTAAGGCTGGGGCCTATTCGATCCAGGGAAAGGGCGGTAATTTGATCGAACGGATCGATGGCGATTTCACCGCCGCTGTTGGACTACCGCTGAAGACCGTCGCCTCGCTGCTGACCGCCCACGGGGTGCCCCTCGGGGCCTCCGTGGACGAGCTTTACTGCACCAAGCCCTATCCGAATTGGAGCGCATTTTCACGCGAAGGCTAG